Proteins encoded within one genomic window of Actinoplanes octamycinicus:
- a CDS encoding DUF397 domain-containing protein, with protein sequence MAETTIKWERSTFCAAGSCVEVAAIGSDIAVRDSKNLDQPHLTFSRTDWNTFLDRVAAGAALPA encoded by the coding sequence ATGGCCGAGACCACCATCAAGTGGGAGCGCAGCACGTTCTGCGCGGCCGGGTCGTGTGTGGAAGTGGCGGCGATCGGTTCCGACATCGCGGTGCGGGACAGCAAGAATCTCGATCAGCCGCATCTGACGTTCTCCCGCACGGATTGGAACACCTTCCTGGACCGGGTCGCCGCGGGTGCGGCGCTGCCCGCCTGA
- a CDS encoding GntR family transcriptional regulator, translated as MSINPGAAEFPHRQIAAQLRDRVRRGDWQPGERLPSIPAIAETFGVAKQTVQRAVDQLRVEGVLITKPGSGTYVRGTRRRLNRLSRGRYGAHRGYHADLAARYRQQLVGVSREAAPPEVADAFGVRDGTELLVRRHLVRTDDATVEVGASWFRVTDASGTTLERPEAFGRPLYQEAEEVLGRRYTSATDTITARQPSREEAEILQIRPDTPVLHLLHVAFDETRKPIEVAQATWPGPMTTLTEEYRIPAPSPDPDPDPGLALA; from the coding sequence ATGTCGATCAATCCGGGTGCTGCCGAGTTCCCGCACCGGCAGATCGCGGCTCAACTGCGCGACCGCGTCCGCCGCGGCGACTGGCAGCCGGGCGAGCGCCTGCCGTCCATCCCGGCCATCGCCGAGACGTTCGGGGTGGCCAAGCAGACGGTGCAACGCGCCGTCGACCAGCTGCGGGTGGAGGGCGTGCTGATCACCAAGCCCGGCTCCGGCACGTACGTCCGCGGCACCCGCCGCCGCCTCAACCGCCTGTCCCGCGGCCGCTACGGCGCCCACCGCGGCTACCACGCCGACCTGGCGGCCCGCTATCGCCAGCAGCTGGTGGGCGTCAGCCGGGAGGCCGCGCCGCCCGAGGTGGCCGACGCCTTCGGGGTCCGCGACGGCACCGAGTTGCTGGTCCGGCGGCATCTGGTGCGTACCGACGACGCCACCGTGGAGGTCGGCGCGTCCTGGTTCCGGGTCACCGACGCCAGCGGCACCACCCTGGAGCGCCCGGAGGCGTTCGGCCGGCCGCTCTACCAGGAGGCGGAGGAGGTGCTCGGCCGCCGCTACACCTCGGCGACCGACACGATCACCGCCCGCCAGCCGAGCCGCGAGGAGGCGGAGATCCTGCAGATCCGCCCGGACACCCCGGTGCTGCACCTGCTGCACGTCGCCTTCGACGAGACCCGCAAGCCGATCGAGGTCGCCCAGGCCACCTGGCCCGGCCCGATGACCACGCTGACCGAGGAGTACCGGATCCCGGCGCCCTCGCCCGACCCCGACCCGGATCCCGGCCTGGCGCTCGCCTGA
- a CDS encoding sensor histidine kinase, with protein MFFLLLVPDPGSARAAARDRLADVLMITGALFYGLTMMMLGDARRPGAAIPWQLDAAIGVAGAGALLVRRRWPFALVVTLLPLGAISVTATGAILMALFSAAIRLRPPVLLALGAVNVLTGGVYYLLHQQPAFAVWVDFLVRFLVTAAALGWGQFVQAYRRLTTSLREHAARLEAEQHLREEQAKLSERARIAREMHDVLAHRMSLISLHAGALEVRATLRPEELSTAAGAIRTSAHEALEELRAVVGVPRGRPEPPQPGLADVDDLVASVRAAGMVVGFDSVVPSDGPPVVLGRTAYRIVQEGLTNARRHGSEPRAAVRMEGGAGQGLRITISNPISGTTGAPSPSGGLGLVGIGERVALAGGAFRYGPRNGTFELEAELPWPA; from the coding sequence ATGTTCTTCCTGCTGCTGGTGCCCGATCCCGGGAGCGCCCGGGCCGCCGCCCGGGACCGGCTCGCCGACGTCCTGATGATCACCGGGGCGCTGTTCTACGGATTGACCATGATGATGCTCGGCGACGCGCGCCGGCCGGGCGCGGCGATCCCCTGGCAGCTGGACGCGGCGATCGGCGTGGCCGGCGCCGGGGCGCTGCTGGTGCGGCGGCGCTGGCCGTTCGCGCTGGTGGTGACCCTGCTGCCGCTCGGGGCGATCTCGGTGACGGCGACCGGGGCGATCCTGATGGCGCTGTTCAGCGCGGCGATCCGGCTGCGCCCACCGGTGCTGCTGGCGCTCGGCGCGGTCAACGTGCTCACCGGCGGCGTCTACTACCTGCTCCATCAGCAGCCGGCCTTCGCGGTCTGGGTGGACTTCCTGGTCCGGTTCCTGGTCACCGCGGCGGCGCTGGGCTGGGGGCAGTTCGTGCAGGCCTACCGGCGGCTCACCACCTCGCTGCGGGAGCACGCCGCCCGGCTGGAGGCCGAGCAGCATCTGCGGGAGGAGCAGGCGAAGCTGTCCGAGCGGGCCCGGATCGCCCGGGAGATGCACGACGTGCTGGCCCACCGGATGTCGCTGATCAGCCTGCACGCGGGCGCGCTCGAGGTCCGGGCCACGCTGCGGCCGGAGGAGCTGAGCACGGCAGCCGGCGCGATCCGGACCAGCGCGCACGAGGCCCTGGAGGAGTTGCGCGCGGTGGTCGGGGTGCCGCGGGGGCGCCCCGAGCCGCCGCAGCCCGGCCTCGCCGACGTGGACGACCTGGTGGCGAGCGTGCGGGCGGCCGGGATGGTGGTCGGGTTCGACAGCGTGGTGCCGAGCGACGGCCCGCCGGTGGTGCTCGGCCGGACCGCCTACCGGATCGTCCAGGAGGGGCTCACCAACGCCCGCCGGCACGGTTCGGAGCCGAGGGCCGCGGTGCGCATGGAGGGCGGCGCCGGCCAGGGCCTGCGCATCACGATCAGCAACCCCATCTCCGGTACGACCGGAGCCCCCTCCCCCAGCGGCGGCCTCGGCCTGGTCGGCATCGGCGAGCGGGTGGCCCTGGCCGGCGGCGCCTTCCGGTACGGTCCCCGCAACGGCACGTTCGAACTGGAGGCGGAGCTGCCATGGCCGGCATGA
- a CDS encoding response regulator transcription factor, whose translation MAGMTPDRDDPVAPSPAATDPGEADGVESGGVGVERPIRLAIVDDDALVRAGLRILVGGSPEIEVVAEAGDGDEAIRVADAHWPDVMLMDVRMPRVDGLVATRRIRERANAPQVIVLTTFDADEYVLEALRGGASGFLLKDTPPLEILAAVRTVAAGKAILSPSAVRRLIDHVADPAAGTRRARARTRLAALTERETEVAVLVGRGCSNAEIATELRMGVATVKGHVSRLLTKLDLNNRVQIALLVHDAELLGSEVA comes from the coding sequence ATGGCCGGCATGACCCCGGACCGGGACGACCCGGTCGCGCCGTCGCCGGCGGCCACGGACCCCGGTGAGGCGGACGGGGTGGAGTCGGGTGGGGTGGGCGTCGAACGGCCGATCCGGCTGGCGATCGTGGACGACGACGCGCTGGTGCGGGCCGGGTTGCGGATCCTGGTCGGCGGGTCGCCGGAGATCGAGGTGGTGGCCGAGGCGGGCGACGGGGACGAGGCGATCCGGGTGGCCGACGCGCACTGGCCGGACGTGATGCTGATGGACGTCCGGATGCCCCGGGTGGACGGGCTGGTCGCCACCCGGCGGATCCGGGAGCGGGCGAACGCGCCGCAGGTGATCGTGCTGACCACGTTCGACGCGGACGAGTACGTGCTGGAGGCGCTGCGCGGCGGGGCCAGCGGGTTCCTGCTCAAGGACACGCCGCCGCTGGAGATCCTGGCGGCGGTGCGGACGGTCGCCGCCGGCAAGGCGATCCTGTCCCCCTCCGCGGTCCGGCGGCTGATCGACCACGTCGCCGACCCGGCCGCCGGCACCCGCCGGGCCCGGGCCCGCACCCGGCTGGCCGCGTTGACCGAGCGGGAGACCGAGGTGGCGGTGCTGGTCGGGCGCGGCTGTTCGAACGCGGAGATCGCCACCGAGCTGCGCATGGGCGTCGCGACGGTGAAGGGCCACGTCTCCCGGCTGCTCACCAAGCTCGACCTGAACAACCGGGTCCAGATCGCCCTGCTGGTCCACGACGCGGAGTTGCTGGGGAGCGAGGTCGCCTGA
- a CDS encoding TetR/AcrR family transcriptional regulator yields MADTTTAPSARRTELLELAYGYVRRHGLTDLSLRPLAAEIGSSPRVLLFLFGSKDGLVRALLARARQDELALLRQLREQSPPAGGLTAAGDRVWAWLSDPAHRPLLIMWLEAYAHSLVDPEGPWSRFAADTVADWLDVLAAAQPAAERDTPEALARRTALLAILRGALIDLLATGDEPRTTAAVHQYLHP; encoded by the coding sequence ATGGCCGACACCACGACAGCGCCCTCGGCACGCCGGACCGAACTCCTCGAACTCGCCTACGGCTACGTCCGCCGCCACGGCCTCACCGACCTGTCGCTGCGCCCGCTCGCCGCCGAGATCGGGTCCAGTCCGCGGGTGCTGCTGTTCCTGTTCGGCAGCAAGGACGGCCTGGTCCGTGCCCTGCTGGCCCGCGCCCGCCAGGACGAGCTCGCACTCCTGCGCCAGCTCCGCGAGCAGTCCCCGCCGGCCGGCGGCCTCACCGCCGCCGGCGACCGGGTCTGGGCCTGGCTGAGCGACCCGGCCCACCGGCCGCTGCTGATCATGTGGCTGGAGGCCTACGCCCACTCGCTGGTCGACCCCGAGGGTCCATGGTCCCGCTTCGCCGCCGACACCGTCGCCGATTGGCTCGACGTGCTGGCCGCCGCGCAGCCGGCCGCGGAGCGGGACACCCCGGAGGCCCTGGCCCGCCGCACCGCCCTGCTCGCCATCCTCCGAGGCGCCCTGATCGACCTGCTGGCCACCGGTGACGAGCCCCGCACCACCGCCGCCGTCCACCAGTACCTGCACCCGTAG
- a CDS encoding GNAT family N-acetyltransferase, with the protein MDVTIRRLDRPGDLGWVIQAHGELYAAEYGWDTSFEGLVARIMADFAAGHDPEREAGWIAERDGRRVGCVLCVAGDEPGTAVLRVLLVHPDARGLRLGGRLVDTCLEFAMASGYERMRLWTTDPLVAARHLYLRRGFRLIKEEPLHTFGADLVGQTYLRELAPAGLAPVACL; encoded by the coding sequence ATGGATGTGACGATCAGGCGATTGGACCGGCCCGGCGACCTCGGCTGGGTGATCCAGGCGCACGGCGAGCTGTACGCGGCGGAGTACGGGTGGGACACCAGCTTCGAGGGGCTGGTCGCGCGGATCATGGCGGACTTCGCGGCCGGGCACGATCCGGAGCGGGAGGCCGGGTGGATCGCGGAGAGGGACGGGCGGCGGGTCGGCTGCGTGCTCTGCGTCGCGGGGGACGAGCCGGGGACGGCGGTGCTGCGGGTGCTGCTGGTGCACCCGGACGCCCGGGGGCTGCGGCTGGGCGGGCGACTGGTCGACACCTGCCTGGAGTTCGCGATGGCCTCCGGGTATGAGCGGATGCGCCTCTGGACGACGGATCCGCTGGTCGCGGCCCGGCACCTCTACCTGCGGCGCGGCTTCCGGCTGATCAAGGAGGAGCCGCTGCACACCTTCGGCGCGGACCTGGTCGGCCAGACCTACCTGCGCGAGCTCGCCCCGGCCGGCCTCGCCCCGGTCGCCTGCCTCTGA
- a CDS encoding cupin domain-containing protein has protein sequence MEIVRPEPETLRQISHHGSVGLTAQALLRTGSVAMTVLRVAPGGEIGDHPALRDQTLLITEGAGQVRSGDGPWHDVIAGDAVRWAAGESHTTRSAPGLTAVAVEVA, from the coding sequence ATGGAGATCGTCCGTCCCGAGCCGGAGACGCTCCGGCAGATCAGCCACCATGGCAGTGTCGGGCTCACGGCCCAGGCGCTGCTCCGGACCGGGAGCGTCGCGATGACCGTGCTGCGCGTGGCGCCGGGCGGCGAGATCGGCGACCATCCCGCGCTGCGTGACCAGACGCTGCTGATCACCGAGGGGGCCGGTCAGGTCCGCTCCGGCGACGGCCCCTGGCACGACGTCATCGCCGGCGACGCGGTTCGCTGGGCAGCCGGCGAGTCCCACACCACCCGCTCCGCCCCGGGCCTGACCGCGGTGGCCGTCGAGGTCGCGTGA
- the mshC gene encoding cysteine--1-D-myo-inosityl 2-amino-2-deoxy-alpha-D-glucopyranoside ligase produces MDAWTGHDVPTLPGDAPTLKLFDSARRSAHPVTPGETASMYVCGITPYDATHLGHAATMIAFDLVNRLWRDAGHPVAYVQNVTDIDDPLLERAERDGEDWVVLAMRETALFREDMEALRIIPPAHYVGAVESIPAIAGHVRDLVAKGAAYRLEDGTGDVYFDITAAPDWGYESNLSREEMTVLSAERGGDPDRAGKRDPLDPLLWRGAREGEPAWDGGDLGPGRPGWHIECATIALGLLGDTIDVQGGGNDLLYPHHECSAAHAEVLTGAAPFASHYVHAGMIGLDGEKMSKSKGNLVFVSRLRADGVDPMAIRLGLLAGHYRADREWTDEVRKAGEQRLARWREAAAAPSGPSGAGLLAAVREALTTDLDAPAALAVVDAWADAALSGAGDDAAAPELMARTVDALLGVRL; encoded by the coding sequence ATGGACGCTTGGACCGGGCATGACGTGCCGACTCTGCCGGGGGACGCCCCCACGCTGAAGCTGTTCGACTCGGCGCGCCGGTCGGCGCATCCGGTCACTCCCGGCGAGACCGCGTCGATGTACGTGTGCGGCATCACGCCGTACGACGCCACCCACCTCGGCCATGCCGCCACGATGATCGCCTTCGACCTGGTCAACCGGCTGTGGCGGGACGCCGGCCACCCGGTGGCCTATGTGCAGAACGTGACCGACATCGACGACCCGCTGCTGGAGCGCGCCGAGCGCGACGGCGAGGACTGGGTGGTCCTGGCGATGCGCGAGACCGCGCTGTTCCGCGAGGACATGGAGGCGCTGCGGATCATCCCGCCGGCGCACTACGTCGGCGCGGTGGAGTCCATCCCGGCGATCGCCGGGCACGTCCGCGACCTGGTCGCCAAGGGCGCGGCGTACCGGCTGGAGGACGGCACCGGCGATGTGTACTTCGACATCACCGCCGCTCCCGACTGGGGCTACGAGTCGAACCTGAGCCGCGAGGAGATGACCGTCCTCTCCGCCGAGCGCGGCGGCGACCCGGACCGGGCGGGCAAGCGGGACCCGCTCGACCCGCTGCTCTGGCGCGGCGCCCGGGAGGGCGAGCCGGCGTGGGACGGCGGCGACCTCGGACCCGGCCGGCCCGGCTGGCACATCGAGTGCGCGACGATCGCGCTGGGCCTGCTCGGCGACACGATCGACGTGCAGGGCGGCGGCAACGACCTGCTCTACCCGCACCACGAGTGCTCCGCGGCGCACGCCGAGGTGCTCACCGGCGCGGCGCCGTTCGCCTCGCACTACGTGCACGCCGGCATGATCGGGCTGGACGGCGAGAAGATGTCGAAGTCGAAGGGCAACCTGGTCTTCGTCTCCCGGCTGCGCGCCGACGGGGTGGACCCGATGGCGATCCGGCTCGGTCTGCTCGCCGGGCACTACCGGGCCGACCGGGAGTGGACCGACGAGGTGCGCAAGGCGGGGGAGCAGCGCCTGGCCCGCTGGCGGGAGGCGGCGGCCGCGCCGTCCGGTCCGTCCGGCGCGGGGTTGCTGGCCGCGGTACGCGAGGCGCTCACCACCGACCTCGACGCCCCGGCGGCCCTGGCGGTGGTGGACGCGTGGGCGGATGCGGCGCTGTCCGGGGCCGGTGACGACGCCGCGGCGCCGGAACTGATGGCGCGGACGGTGGACGCGTTGCTCGGGGTGCGTCTCTAG